Below is a genomic region from Paraburkholderia sp. BL23I1N1.
ATTGACGTCCAAAGAGACGCGATGTTGTCGTCGCATTTGCACCGATGCCCTTGGTCGACTGAGCAGTGGTGCCGTCATTAACGTTGAAACCGTCCTCAAGAACGAAGATGGCAGACAACCCTCCGCCGAGATTTTCGATGCCCTTCATCCCCCAGCGTGAACCGGACAGGTTGCCCGACACCTGGCGTGTTTGCCCTCCTCCGGCGGTCGTGTTGTTGATGTGCTCGACGCCTACATCAACGATGCCGTACAAAGTCACGCTGCTTTGCGCGTAGGATGCGGTAGCAAACGACATCCCGAGCACTGTCGTCGCCCCGAAGACGACCAGCGGTTCGATGCGAAAATTTTTACAGGTCTTTTTCAGCAGCATCACGTCTCCATGACTGAGTTTGTAATTTGATGAGTTAAGTTCTTCCACTGTGGGAAGTTCAGTGGCCAGTGACCGGCGCCTCTGTATCTGCACCGGGGTCGCCGAGCCATGCAATGGTTGCTGCGCCGACGAGGAGCACGGCAGACACCGCCATTAGCGGCGCGGTGAATCCGTTAGACATCTGCTTGATGAGACCAATCATCGACGGACCGACGAAGCCGCCGAGATTGCCAACCGATACGATGAGTGCGAGGCCGCCAGCAGCGGCGCGGCCCGTCAGGAAACTTGAGGGAATAGCCCAGTAGGTAGCCTGAAACGCAAGAATTCCGCTGACGGTGAAGCAGAGAGCGACCAGCTTCAGAGCGGGCACATCGGTCATTACGCTCGCTGTCAACGCAATAGCCGCGACGACGAGTCCTCCTGCGACATATGGAATCCGATTGCTAGCCCGATTAGCCAGGCGTGCCCACAGGAGCATCACCACTGCACCGACGGCGTACGGCACGGCGGTCAGTCCACCGACCACCGCATGGCTGACGCCGAACTGCTTGATGATTTGCGGCATCCAGAGACCGACACCGATGGAGCCAACGATGCCGCAAAAGTTGACGAACGCGAGTACGAAAACCCGCCAGTTGGTCATCGCATCGCGCAGGTTTGCGCCGTGCTTCGTAGCGATGCCTTTCTGTTCTGCTGCGAGACGGCGCGCGAGCACGGCCTTCTCGTCGCTGCTCAACCATTTCGCTTTCTCCGGGCGGTCAGCCAGTACGAATAGACAGGCAACGCCCAGGATAACTGCGGGCACACCTTCAATCAGGAGCAGCCACTGCCAGCTACGTAAGCCGTGCATGCCTCCAAGCTGAAGCAACGCGCCCGAAATCGGCGAACCAATCATGTTCGCGACAGGGATACCTACGAGAAACGAAGCCGTTACCTTTGCGCGCCACTTGCCGGGAAACCAG
It encodes:
- a CDS encoding MFS transporter, which translates into the protein MALKADEEPVADEATLSTEYAASERTLAKVFRRILPFIFACYVISYLDRTNVGFAALTMNQDLGLTAEQFGWGAGLFFIGYFLFEIPSNLIMQKVGARIWIARIMITWGVFSMLTAFVVGPKSFAAARFLLGIAEAGFTPGIYLYFTHWFPGKWRAKVTASFLVGIPVANMIGSPISGALLQLGGMHGLRSWQWLLLIEGVPAVILGVACLFVLADRPEKAKWLSSDEKAVLARRLAAEQKGIATKHGANLRDAMTNWRVFVLAFVNFCGIVGSIGVGLWMPQIIKQFGVSHAVVGGLTAVPYAVGAVVMLLWARLANRASNRIPYVAGGLVVAAIALTASVMTDVPALKLVALCFTVSGILAFQATYWAIPSSFLTGRAAAGGLALIVSVGNLGGFVGPSMIGLIKQMSNGFTAPLMAVSAVLLVGAATIAWLGDPGADTEAPVTGH